In Alteromonas sp. V450, the following proteins share a genomic window:
- a CDS encoding DUF2960 family protein: protein MAHKVRYKFKGVAKEINFSYSRHQNMHEAVADAEGIDLSQFLQTEQQLAAISKDKKTVRNFRDTEFAKMGFSELYFLKNGQE from the coding sequence ATGGCCCATAAAGTACGTTATAAGTTTAAAGGTGTGGCAAAAGAGATAAATTTTTCTTACAGCCGCCATCAAAATATGCATGAAGCCGTGGCCGATGCTGAGGGAATAGACCTTTCCCAGTTCCTGCAAACTGAACAGCAGCTTGCCGCTATCAGTAAAGACAAAAAAACCGTACGAAACTTCAGAGATACCGAATTTGCTAAAATGGGGTTTTCTGAGTTGTACTTTTTAAAAAACGGTCAGGAATGA